The genomic segment AAACTTACCTTGTCTCGAATTCCTCTCCACATTTTTCACATGCAGTGCCTGAACCTTTAGTTGCGGCCTATGGAAAATAGAAATTAATTGCTGCTAGGCACAGAACTAGTTGAGACTGGAAAAGTATTGCATGAAAGTCTCTATATGGAATCAACGAAAACATAATTACATTTCATTTAATAGAAAACCATACTTCCTTACTCCAAAAAAACCACGCTGTCAGTAGAAAGAATACACAATTTCGTTTATCCACTcagtaaattaagaaaatactGTGATATAGCATAAAGCTTGATGAGACCAGTTGGTTAGAAGTAAGGGATCTTAGTCCAGTTTATAAACCTTGTTTCCAAAGTAAATAGCCATTCTACAATAACAGCTTTAGCTTTACTATTGAGAAAACCCATAATCAACATATTGTGGTGGCAGCAAAGAAGGTTTTTGGAAGAGTATTAGTACCTTTTGTTTCCTTCCGCGGGAGGCAACCTTCAACTTGGATACATTCTCTTTCTTTATTGTAGATTTCTTGTTCCCAGCTTGCTGTTGATGCTTTTGACCCCTTTCCCTCGTGTCATCTCCACCACTCATGGTCTCAGATTCTGGTGAAGTGTTCGATACCGACTCCCCAACAAGGGAGGTATCATCAGGCCCATCCTGTTCCTTGACCTGGAAATTTTTCTCTGACGCAACTGCTGTGCTAGTTTCTACTTCATCTTGACTTCTATCCTTCCGTCTCCTCCTGCCTCCCCCGCTCCTCCGAGAACCTTTCGTGTCATTATATTCCATGAACTCCAATACATCACTGTGAACCTCTGGTACAATTCTACTAACTGAACACTTCGGCTTATTGGAAACCCTGTTTCTAGTCTTATGTCCAGACACCATGGTTCGAAGGAAACTTGCTTCATTGTCATCTGACTCCATCTGATCACTTACTCCTTTCTGCCCCCTGCCATTGTCCATATCATTGAATGATTCTGCCTCACTAAGTTCAGCACTGTCATTACATGTCTCCTCTTCTTGAATAACAACATTAACCTTTAATTGCTCTTCTAAATCATTTAGCCCTTCATCTGCTGACAAATAGCCAGTACCATCTGCATCAACATCCCCATTTTCCTCCTCAGCCTTTCCATTCCCTCGTGCTGCTTTATATTCTCTATCTTCTGCACTAAATGCTTCTCTCAGTTCAGCTAGCTTCTCCTTGTGCTTCTTAGACTGCTCATGGTTTTTCCACTGCTTATCAGTCTTGAATTTCTTTCCACAAGCTACACAATACAACTCGTTTCTCTTCTCATCCACATCATCA from the Primulina huaijiensis isolate GDHJ02 unplaced genomic scaffold, ASM1229523v2 scaffold208322, whole genome shotgun sequence genome contains:
- the LOC140966963 gene encoding DNAJ protein JJJ1 homolog, translating into MQVKRNEEMERKREEEKQRKKELDRQKAERARNYNEPEWAKIEELDDEEADDVDEKRNELYCVACGKKFKTDKQWKNHEQSKKHKEKLAELREAFSAEDREYKAARGNGKAEEENGDVDADGTGYLSADEGLNDLEEQLKVNVVIQEEETCNDSAELSEAESFNDMDNGRGQKGVSDQMESDDNEASFLRTMVSGHKTRNRVSNKPKCSVSRIVPEVHSDVLEFMEYNDTKGSRRSGGGRRRRKDRSQDEVETSTAVASEKNFQVKEQDGPDDTSLVGESVSNTSPESETMSGGDDTRERGQKHQQQAGNKKSTIKKENVSKLKVASRGRKQKAATKGSGTACEKCGEEFETRNKLYQHLGETGHATLRTR